A stretch of the Duncaniella dubosii genome encodes the following:
- a CDS encoding thioredoxin family protein produces MNFDKAIINSRVVLVEFYASWCPHCQRMMPVVAQVKELLDGRAPVYQYDIDENNDAADEAGVKSIPTFLIYVDGKEAWRHSGEIDGDILLTKVESFL; encoded by the coding sequence ATGAATTTCGATAAAGCAATAATTAACTCACGTGTAGTTCTGGTTGAATTCTATGCCTCGTGGTGTCCCCACTGCCAGCGCATGATGCCTGTTGTTGCACAAGTCAAGGAACTTCTCGACGGCAGAGCTCCCGTATATCAATATGACATTGACGAGAACAATGACGCAGCCGACGAGGCCGGAGTGAAATCGATCCCCACTTTCCTCATCTATGTCGACGGAAAGGAAGCTTGGCGTCACAGCGGCGAAATCGACGGTGACATACTCCTGACCAAAGTCGAATCGTTTCTCTAA
- a CDS encoding primase-helicase family protein codes for MLIYYYDLNGRPMMYTAKGSSKPRQYVRVRWSNPALHRASDGKEMKYQTPSGASCRVYIPEKIRRLYKSRTHIDTLFLQEGEKKAEKACKHGMLSIGIQGINNFGSQQEGLLQDIQDLAKVCSIANIVLVMDSDWNDLHRDIIVGDRADKRPNSFSKAVIKYRQYMKTFNIIGLSVNIWWGHVNENGHGDKGVDDLLCGSLNGRESELMADVERTMNSHDGKGTWLNIHKITEESDTKIRDFWSLNDVQAFYEIHKDRLTGVDTFKIGNIRYKAENGSLVPVSRYSSSSDIYSITQTSKGEDKVEFNDVEAFRFLSANGFRRLRNSDEAATGYDFIRIDDGIIDRVAPYEVRDFIRSYITANCKSDLVLLFFKKKLSTIMSDKQLEELDIISDDFNNFTSGVQRTYYNNGQVEITANDITPNKPISQVWRSRIVPRRFRRVPIIKDIQKIGDKFYIEYTPEAANCEFLQFLVNTSNNFFSYDAPRELSDDETFEWIHHIVNKITTLGFLLCDYKYASERKAVVIQDHLMSEVGQSHGGAGKSIVGNAIGHVVSQFFIDGKQMKRDDEFLLSGVTKATRNIFLDDVKTNFAFENLFAMVTGPMYVNPKGKDRYCIPLEDSPKILITTNHAINKANEAATKRRIIYMEFSTWYNPDHTLVDDFHHMFFDDWDEEQWNLFDNLMAECVMFYFRSFENCWAREGAGAVPPPMKNIELRTLRQEMSEVLYQWAEEYFDPSGSHLNDRIKRADLVASFFEYAGGPAGHGVTRTNFKGKIQAYCKFKGYDFNIDRPNAEKVYYSDWKPLHPEESFIGSDDKSGGAEYFKVFSPAKEKESKPF; via the coding sequence ATGCTCATTTACTATTATGACCTTAACGGACGCCCGATGATGTATACGGCCAAAGGCTCTTCCAAGCCCCGGCAGTATGTCCGTGTCCGTTGGTCTAACCCAGCTCTTCACAGGGCATCCGACGGCAAGGAAATGAAGTATCAGACACCCTCCGGAGCTTCATGCCGGGTATATATCCCGGAAAAGATCCGCCGTCTGTATAAAAGCCGGACACACATTGACACACTGTTTCTTCAGGAAGGTGAAAAGAAAGCCGAGAAAGCATGTAAGCATGGTATGCTGTCTATAGGCATACAGGGCATAAACAACTTTGGCTCTCAACAGGAAGGTCTTTTGCAAGATATTCAAGACCTCGCCAAAGTCTGCTCGATAGCGAATATCGTCCTCGTCATGGACTCGGACTGGAATGACCTCCACCGGGATATCATCGTCGGTGACAGAGCCGACAAACGCCCCAATTCATTCTCTAAGGCAGTCATCAAGTACCGGCAGTACATGAAGACATTCAACATCATTGGTCTGTCCGTAAATATCTGGTGGGGACATGTGAACGAGAACGGACACGGTGACAAAGGAGTCGATGACCTCCTTTGCGGATCTCTGAACGGCCGGGAGTCTGAGCTTATGGCGGACGTTGAACGCACAATGAACTCCCATGACGGGAAAGGCACATGGCTCAATATCCACAAGATCACCGAGGAGTCAGACACGAAAATCCGTGATTTCTGGTCGCTGAATGACGTTCAGGCATTCTATGAAATACATAAGGACCGATTGACCGGCGTTGACACCTTCAAAATCGGCAATATCAGATATAAGGCCGAAAACGGCTCTCTCGTACCTGTTAGCCGTTATTCTTCTTCCTCGGATATTTATTCCATCACTCAGACCTCAAAAGGCGAGGACAAAGTCGAGTTTAACGATGTCGAGGCGTTCCGCTTCCTCTCGGCAAACGGCTTCCGTCGACTGCGAAACAGCGATGAAGCGGCCACCGGTTACGACTTTATCCGTATCGATGACGGCATTATTGACCGCGTCGCACCCTATGAGGTGCGCGACTTTATCCGCAGCTATATAACGGCCAACTGTAAGTCTGATTTAGTCCTGTTGTTCTTCAAGAAGAAGCTGTCGACCATTATGTCGGACAAGCAGCTTGAAGAACTCGACATCATCTCCGACGATTTCAATAATTTCACGTCGGGCGTTCAGCGCACATACTACAACAACGGTCAGGTCGAGATTACCGCCAATGACATCACGCCCAACAAGCCAATCAGCCAAGTGTGGCGAAGCCGAATTGTCCCCCGCCGTTTCCGTCGAGTGCCAATCATTAAGGATATCCAAAAGATAGGCGACAAATTCTATATCGAATATACCCCCGAGGCGGCCAACTGCGAGTTCCTGCAGTTCCTTGTCAACACATCAAATAACTTCTTCTCCTATGACGCGCCCCGGGAACTCTCCGACGATGAAACCTTCGAGTGGATTCATCATATCGTCAATAAAATCACGACGCTCGGCTTCTTGCTCTGTGATTATAAATACGCCTCCGAGCGTAAGGCCGTAGTAATTCAGGATCACCTCATGTCTGAGGTCGGCCAGAGCCACGGCGGCGCCGGTAAGTCGATAGTCGGAAACGCTATCGGCCATGTTGTCTCGCAGTTCTTCATAGACGGCAAGCAGATGAAACGCGATGACGAGTTCCTTCTGTCTGGCGTAACCAAAGCCACTCGCAATATCTTCCTCGATGACGTTAAGACAAACTTTGCCTTTGAAAACCTTTTCGCAATGGTTACCGGCCCAATGTATGTCAACCCCAAAGGCAAAGACAGATATTGCATACCGCTTGAGGACTCCCCGAAAATTTTGATTACAACAAACCACGCTATCAACAAAGCAAACGAGGCGGCCACAAAGCGCCGTATCATCTACATGGAGTTTTCAACATGGTACAATCCCGATCATACTCTCGTTGATGACTTCCATCACATGTTTTTCGACGACTGGGACGAAGAACAATGGAATCTTTTTGACAATCTGATGGCCGAATGTGTCATGTTCTATTTCCGCTCCTTCGAGAACTGCTGGGCGCGTGAGGGCGCCGGGGCTGTTCCTCCGCCCATGAAGAATATCGAGCTACGCACTCTCCGACAGGAGATGTCGGAAGTCCTCTATCAGTGGGCCGAGGAATATTTCGACCCGTCAGGCTCTCATCTCAACGACCGTATTAAACGCGCTGACCTCGTCGCCTCTTTCTTCGAGTACGCCGGTGGCCCTGCCGGGCATGGCGTTACCCGTACAAACTTCAAGGGGAAAATCCAAGCATATTGCAAATTCAAGGGCTACGATTTTAACATTGACCGTCCTAATGCCGAGAAAGTCTATTACTCAGACTGGAAACCGCTACACCCCGAAGAATCTTTCATCGGTTCGGATGATAAATCCGGAGGGGCAGAATACTTCAAGGTATTCTCTCCAGCCAAAGAAAAGGAATCCAAACCATTCTAA
- a CDS encoding exonuclease domain-containing protein, with the protein MLKLHSFTALDFETFTAERSSACAIGLVKVVAGHIVQKFYSMINPIPDHRDKDNSAVNGITREMVAVAPTFQELWPTIKKIIGNDVLVCHNAEFDSSVWDEQMNRYCCVTDPSKFRFFCTYQMTGLSLEDACAKHNIEMGCHHDALDDALACAKIMLAENGSMQTSTFKGGITAARAQMKAKKYERNTLDAIDDSLIENKDTPFFHARTVITGIFSAYPNRDELGKILQALGADINTSISRKTNIVIVGSGAGPSKLRKIEELRTDGFDIRVIYEPELLSILS; encoded by the coding sequence ATGCTAAAATTACACTCCTTTACCGCACTGGACTTTGAGACATTCACAGCGGAACGTTCGAGCGCATGTGCTATTGGTCTTGTTAAAGTCGTAGCAGGACACATCGTCCAGAAATTCTATTCCATGATTAATCCCATACCGGATCACAGAGATAAGGACAACTCTGCGGTCAATGGTATCACTCGCGAAATGGTAGCCGTCGCCCCAACTTTTCAGGAGCTATGGCCTACAATTAAGAAAATTATAGGCAATGATGTGTTAGTTTGCCACAATGCAGAATTCGACAGCTCCGTTTGGGACGAGCAAATGAATCGATATTGTTGTGTTACAGATCCATCAAAATTCCGTTTTTTCTGTACCTACCAAATGACTGGTCTTTCGCTTGAAGACGCATGTGCAAAGCATAATATAGAAATGGGGTGCCACCATGATGCCCTCGATGATGCTTTGGCTTGTGCTAAAATCATGCTCGCAGAGAATGGCTCAATGCAGACAAGTACTTTTAAGGGCGGAATCACTGCGGCAAGAGCCCAGATGAAAGCCAAGAAATATGAGCGAAACACTCTTGATGCTATTGATGACTCTTTGATTGAGAACAAAGACACCCCTTTCTTCCACGCCCGTACTGTAATCACCGGAATATTCTCGGCCTATCCTAACCGCGATGAACTGGGAAAGATTCTCCAGGCGTTAGGAGCAGATATAAATACATCCATATCTAGGAAAACAAACATCGTGATCGTCGGTAGTGGCGCAGGTCCATCAAAACTGCGAAAAATAGAAGAACTTCGCACTGATGGTTTTGACATACGTGTCATATATGAACCAGAGTTGCTATCTATTCTCTCATAA
- a CDS encoding ATP-dependent Clp protease proteolytic subunit, with protein MSVVFEWDYMNADELAAHIADLEKLRKDNDTIDGCIAGMYASRCKKPKDELLALMKEGAWLTARQALEWGFVDEITDDPEDAAPEITDVVADAFAKEGIPMPPVGVRKGSFLERLAQLFTSQQSKPAAEARMPPAAQTDHQMSKPLTAIAALLGVTVTVADGKLTITEEQAVSIENALSGHAAAVNGLNAKITEKDSTINQLNAKIADLVKEPASATTGVTDTSKDTNPLNGLDIDKICDALCDGLV; from the coding sequence ATGAGTGTGGTTTTCGAGTGGGACTATATGAACGCCGACGAACTCGCCGCCCATATCGCCGACCTCGAAAAACTCAGAAAGGACAATGACACCATCGACGGCTGTATAGCCGGCATGTACGCCTCGCGCTGCAAAAAGCCAAAGGACGAGCTGCTCGCCCTCATGAAAGAAGGCGCATGGCTCACCGCCAGACAGGCGCTCGAATGGGGCTTTGTCGATGAAATCACCGATGATCCGGAGGACGCAGCCCCCGAAATCACCGATGTTGTGGCTGACGCGTTCGCAAAAGAGGGAATCCCCATGCCCCCGGTCGGTGTCAGGAAAGGATCATTCCTTGAACGTCTCGCGCAGTTATTCACCTCTCAACAATCCAAACCCGCTGCCGAGGCACGAATGCCCCCGGCAGCACAAACCGATCATCAAATGTCAAAACCGCTCACAGCCATCGCCGCCCTTCTCGGTGTCACGGTCACTGTTGCTGACGGCAAGCTCACCATCACTGAAGAACAGGCCGTCAGCATTGAGAACGCCCTGTCAGGGCATGCAGCCGCCGTCAACGGCCTCAATGCAAAAATCACCGAGAAAGACAGCACCATCAACCAGCTCAACGCAAAGATCGCTGACCTCGTCAAAGAGCCCGCCTCTGCCACCACCGGTGTCACCGACACCTCCAAGGACACAAATCCTCTCAACGGCCTCGACATCGATAAAATCTGCGACGCCCTCTGCGACGGACTCGTCTAA
- a CDS encoding helix-turn-helix domain-containing protein, with the protein MERLLSNIEFFTNEGDIWFKRHEHPSIEKLCELDCDLIDELIEHIASFFPKAHDALHAEYRGCASNTLYYRYRIAARFIRCNLAIFDHIPDFSDTCHCSFEYVPCPLRGECRYENVICRPEFNSKLSAAEIPVLRLWFTGLSYELIADRLHLSPHTVHNHIRNAYERLDIHSRAEFVRYASQNNLFS; encoded by the coding sequence ATGGAAAGGCTATTATCAAATATAGAATTTTTTACCAATGAAGGTGACATTTGGTTTAAACGTCATGAGCACCCGTCAATCGAGAAGTTGTGTGAGCTGGATTGTGACCTTATTGACGAACTTATTGAACACATCGCATCGTTTTTCCCAAAGGCACATGACGCACTTCATGCAGAATATCGTGGCTGCGCATCAAACACATTATACTACCGCTATCGAATTGCCGCCCGCTTTATCAGGTGCAACTTAGCCATATTCGACCATATCCCGGATTTCTCTGACACATGCCACTGTTCTTTTGAGTATGTCCCGTGTCCTCTCCGTGGGGAATGTCGATATGAAAATGTTATATGCCGTCCGGAATTCAACAGCAAACTCTCAGCAGCCGAGATTCCGGTTCTCCGGCTATGGTTCACCGGTCTTTCTTATGAGCTTATCGCAGACAGGTTGCACCTCTCTCCACACACCGTCCACAATCATATTCGCAACGCATACGAACGCCTCGACATTCACTCAAGAGCCGAATTCGTTCGGTATGCCTCTCAAAACAATCTGTTTTCATGA
- a CDS encoding DUF5053 domain-containing protein yields METVIQTKTLISDVKSKMSDILVAISWREIARTYFGKSSSWLYHKLDGIDGNGGAGGFTTDEAMQLKEALCDLSDRIRRAADSI; encoded by the coding sequence ATGGAAACAGTCATCCAAACAAAAACACTGATTTCGGACGTAAAAAGTAAAATGTCCGACATCCTCGTAGCTATTTCATGGCGCGAGATTGCAAGAACTTATTTCGGCAAGTCGAGTTCGTGGCTGTATCACAAACTCGATGGAATCGACGGTAACGGTGGCGCCGGTGGATTTACCACTGATGAAGCCATGCAGCTCAAAGAGGCACTCTGCGATTTATCGGACCGCATCCGTCGAGCTGCCGACTCTATCTAA
- a CDS encoding IS110 family RNA-guided transposase — MVQSNKKDFSGQNISIGIDVHLRTWSVTVLTPSGFMRTHTQKASAKELFEHLNKHYPNGSYHAAYETGFSGFSTYYALTELGIKCTVVHAADVPTTQKEKVSKSDPVDSKKLAKALMRGELGSVYIHSKDSLDDRALVRHRATIVKLSGGIKSRIKHLLYNNGVEYPEEYFRSNRHWTRSFITWLQNDVRLLSDTRVSLDLLIAEVLHYRERLLDVNRRLRSLARSDRYAEKYGILMSVPGIGSTIAMSLLTEIDDIGRFSNQRQFASFLGLVPMMSSSGDKEYVGEKTFRGNKFLGPKIVEASWIAIRHDAELSAKFGALCTRGMKSQEAIIRIARKLSNIIFSVLKSNRRYECR, encoded by the coding sequence ATGGTACAAAGTAACAAAAAAGATTTCAGCGGACAAAATATCTCTATTGGTATCGACGTCCATCTGAGAACATGGAGTGTCACGGTGCTCACCCCCTCTGGTTTTATGCGCACTCATACTCAAAAGGCTTCGGCCAAAGAGCTCTTTGAACATTTGAACAAGCATTATCCTAACGGTAGCTACCATGCAGCCTACGAGACGGGGTTTTCGGGCTTCTCGACCTATTATGCCCTGACTGAGCTTGGTATAAAATGCACCGTGGTACATGCGGCTGACGTTCCGACCACCCAGAAGGAAAAGGTCTCGAAGTCAGACCCGGTGGATTCAAAAAAGCTGGCCAAAGCCCTTATGCGCGGTGAGCTCGGCAGTGTGTACATTCACTCGAAGGACAGCCTCGATGACCGTGCGCTGGTACGCCACCGCGCCACTATTGTGAAGCTTTCCGGCGGCATAAAATCCAGAATCAAGCATCTGCTGTACAACAACGGCGTGGAGTACCCCGAAGAATATTTCCGAAGCAACCGCCACTGGACAAGAAGTTTCATAACGTGGTTGCAGAATGACGTGCGGTTGCTCTCCGACACACGGGTCTCGCTTGACCTGCTCATTGCCGAGGTACTCCATTACAGGGAACGCCTCCTTGATGTGAACCGCAGATTGCGCTCGCTGGCGCGCAGCGACAGGTATGCCGAGAAATACGGCATCCTGATGTCGGTTCCAGGCATTGGTTCGACAATTGCCATGAGCCTGCTTACCGAGATTGACGACATCGGTCGCTTCAGTAACCAGCGCCAGTTCGCATCGTTCCTCGGACTCGTGCCGATGATGTCGTCAAGCGGCGACAAGGAATACGTCGGTGAGAAGACTTTCCGGGGAAACAAATTCCTCGGTCCAAAAATAGTCGAGGCCTCATGGATAGCCATACGGCACGACGCGGAACTCTCCGCAAAGTTCGGCGCATTGTGCACCCGCGGAATGAAGTCGCAGGAAGCCATAATCCGGATAGCCCGCAAGCTCTCCAACATAATATTTTCCGTACTGAAATCAAACCGCAGATATGAATGCCGTTAG
- a CDS encoding vitamin K epoxide reductase family protein, which translates to MDAEGNLLGDFLEQLGVKHTADYSARQFAAMPFKSLFGISKVLDSYGIGNEALRIDDKSEITLLPVPFLAHTPAGFVIVTDVDKNAISYITQGVSETMPLGEFQKAWSGNVLMAYPNEKSIEPDYVIHARDRFITKAKTGVLIAGAVALTVYLFIANGLYLSVSTWLIAAIDILGLWLTYMLVQKSVRIKNSAADKVCGVLQAGGCDNVLEMKASKFFGIFGWSEVGFSYFSVSLLTLLMFPRWICYLALCNACCLPFTFWSIWYQKFRAKVWCTLCVSVQASLWLLFFCYLGGGWFKGILPLRIEFFVLGLTYLTVLLGLNRLLPLIDKSDSHDDGDADNIHHN; encoded by the coding sequence ATGGATGCGGAAGGAAACTTGCTGGGCGATTTTCTTGAGCAGCTCGGAGTGAAACACACTGCCGACTATTCAGCACGTCAGTTTGCCGCCATGCCGTTCAAGTCGCTCTTCGGGATCTCGAAGGTGCTTGACAGCTACGGCATCGGCAATGAAGCGCTGCGCATCGACGATAAGAGTGAAATCACTCTCCTGCCGGTTCCATTTCTGGCTCATACGCCGGCTGGTTTCGTCATAGTCACAGATGTTGACAAAAATGCGATTTCATATATTACACAAGGCGTCTCCGAGACCATGCCTCTTGGTGAATTTCAAAAAGCATGGTCCGGAAACGTCCTAATGGCCTATCCAAATGAAAAATCAATCGAGCCGGACTATGTCATACACGCCCGTGATAGATTTATCACTAAAGCCAAGACCGGTGTCCTTATCGCAGGAGCTGTAGCACTTACTGTCTATCTGTTCATCGCCAACGGGCTTTATCTGTCAGTCTCGACATGGCTGATTGCCGCCATTGACATCTTAGGGTTATGGCTTACATACATGCTCGTCCAAAAATCGGTCAGGATCAAGAATTCGGCTGCCGACAAGGTGTGTGGCGTTCTTCAGGCCGGAGGATGCGACAACGTGCTGGAAATGAAAGCCTCAAAGTTTTTCGGCATATTCGGCTGGAGCGAAGTCGGTTTCTCTTATTTCTCAGTCAGTCTGCTGACGTTGCTGATGTTCCCTCGGTGGATATGTTACCTTGCCTTATGCAACGCCTGCTGTTTGCCGTTTACATTCTGGAGCATCTGGTATCAGAAATTCCGTGCCAAGGTCTGGTGTACGCTTTGTGTCAGCGTACAGGCATCCCTCTGGCTACTGTTTTTCTGCTATCTGGGCGGAGGATGGTTCAAGGGCATACTCCCGCTTAGGATTGAATTTTTTGTCCTTGGCCTCACGTATCTCACCGTTCTTCTCGGTCTCAACCGCCTTTTGCCGTTGATTGATAAATCTGACAGCCACGACGACGGCGATGCGGATAATATCCATCACAACTGA